A portion of the Poecilia reticulata strain Guanapo linkage group LG23, Guppy_female_1.0+MT, whole genome shotgun sequence genome contains these proteins:
- the ifrd1 gene encoding interferon-related developmental regulator 1, whose protein sequence is MPRNKKKNGKGGQHGAVQPFSDEDASIETLSHCSSFSDVTSVADEGGEASEDTAQEDFQYKLKGFIDSTVDKSAKTRQGALDGLKTAMATRILYEFISERRMTITDSIERCLKKGKGEEQRAAASLACLLCIQLGSGIESEEVFKTLKPIFKNILADGSANIQARQAVATSLGLCTLVAEDDILDVQATMECFESLFTRSYARVDGTCPSISPQMSQLHVNALLSWALLLTICSANQLKGVLKTHLPGLQRLLESDDVNMRIAAGETIALLFELARDIDSEFEFDEWEELCNKLNALATDCNKHRAKTDKRKQRSVFRDVLKAVEQGDFQSETIRFGTERMTIDSWVRKRTYDAFREFVGSGMNYHLQANEFIRDVFELGPPILVDSATMKAMKISRFERHLHNSAAFKARTKARSKFRDKRVDVGEF, encoded by the exons ATGCCaaggaacaagaagaagaacGGCAAGG GGGGCCAGCATGGAGCTGTGCAGCCTTTCAGTGATGAGGACGCCTCCATCGAGACACTCAGTCATTGCAGCAGCTTCAGTGACGTCACAAGTGTAGCAGATGAAG gTGGAGAAGCAAGTGAGGACACCGCCCAGGAGGATTTCCAGTATAAGCTGAAGGGGTTTATAGACAGCACTGTGGATAAGAG TGCCAAGACGAGACAGGGGGCTCTGGACGGTCTCAAGACGGCAATGGCCACTCGGATCCTGTACGAGTTCATCTCGGAGCGAAGGATGACTATCACAGACAGCATTGAGCGTTGCCTCAAGAAAG GTAAAGGTGAGGAGCAGAGGGCGGCGGCGTCTTTGGCGTGCTTGCTGTGTATTCAGTTGGGATCAGGAATAGAGAGCGAGGAGGTGTTCAAGACTCTAAAGCCCATCTTCAAAAACATCCTGGCAGATGGGTCAGCTAACATCCAAGCGAGACAAGCT GTGGCAACAAGTTTGGGGCTTTGCACGCTTGTTGCAGAGGATGACATCTTG GACGTGCAGGCGACCATGGAGTGCTTTGAGAGCCTGTTCACCCGGTCCTACGCCCGGGTGGACGGAACCTGTCCTTCCATCAGTCCGCAGATGAGCCAGCTGCATGTCAACGCCCTGCTGTCCTGGGCCCTGCTGCTCACAATCTGCTCGGCCAATCAGCTCAAAGGCGTCCTGAAAAC ACACCTGCCCGGGCTGCAGCGGCTGCTGGAGAGCGACGACGTCAACATGAGGATCGCCGCTGGGGAGACGATTGCTTTGCTCTTCGAGCTAGCCAGGGACATCGATTCT gAATTTGAGTTTGACGAGTGGGAGGAACTGTGCAATAAGCTGAATGCTTTAGCTACCGACTGCAACAAGCACCGAGCCAAGACCGACAAGAGGAAGCAGAGGTCTGTGTTCAGGGACGTACTGAAAGCTGTTGAG CAGGGGGACTTCCAATCGGAGACGATTCGCTTCGGAACCGAGCGCATGACCATCGACAGCTGGGTCAGAAAGAGGACCTATGATGCTTTCAGAGAGTTTGTGGGATCTGGGATGAACTACCACCTTCAG GCCAACGAGTTCATCCGGGATGTGTTTGAACTGGGGCCGCCCATTTTGGTCGATTCAGCCACAATGAAGGCCATGAAAATCTCTCGCTTCGAAAGG CATCTCCACAACTCTGCTGCCTTCAAGGCTCGGACCAAGGCCAGAAGCAAGTTCAGAGACAAGAGGGTGGATGTGGGagaattttaa